A window of Narcine bancroftii isolate sNarBan1 chromosome 6, sNarBan1.hap1, whole genome shotgun sequence genomic DNA:
tcacatcaatgggggtggGAATGTGAGAGAGGGAAAGTCGGGCAAttttctctgctgctcttatggtcctgtggattaaccacCAATCCAGCTCTCACCAGCCACTGTACCTCACTGTGATGCGATTGGCAAGGACACCGTTGATAGTGTTCTTGTGGAAGTTTGACACGATGGTGGCCGGTGGTCTTGTCCACTTCCTGAcaattgaggagatgttgtttgtccaggatagatcacttGCTAAGTGGTCTCTGAGGAACATGGTGTTCTTTACTCTATCCACTACCAATATATTAATGTGTAGTTGAGTGTGGTCTTTTCTCGTCCTTCAAATTCACGACCATATCCTTCCTTATCTACTTTGAAACTTGGGTTTTTATTCTagtgtagcggtggctacactgctcctgcaataacacacgcaaccagatgggttgagctcagtgagcagactagtttattgcaggctgctgggctgcacttatactctcagcccagacctggctgagaaccacgctagAGGGTGCTGACATCATCCAGGTGTCATGAGGTccccaagctggaaggaaggtaaacccctgatggtgccattttggctggctgccccacgtGTGGCTTATAAGCagagccggttcacctgccttgtggtgagctgccacactaGCACCATATCATGAGACTTTCCACCTGTTTTCTGTAGTGCAAATCATCATTGTTGCATGATCATTCTCAGAATGAATACAACCTCATTTTCCTTCTTTCTAATTTTCTCCATTTTCTCACCAACATcattgcaattcatgcacaagctcttCAACAATATCTAACAAATGTCCACTTAAAAATTACTAGTGCATCTGCTTTCACTGTCATTCCTGGCAGTTCTACAATGACTGTTGATATTTTCATTTCCATTATTGACAGGCTTTATAAACACTCAAGTCTGCTCCACCCCACCATACCCACTTCAGCACCAGCTTCCTGTCAGTTAAGCAAATCTCATGGATTGCAACGATTTAGGACTTACTAAATTTCATCATCAATTCTTTAGGTATTCTCTCGGCCTGATGTGCTCAGAATTCTTCTCTTCTTCCGAGATGCTGCCAATTATTTAGGGATTTACTGGGTGTCTGAAAGGCTCAACCATTAGGCAGTTTCAGGTGGtcaaaataccccgatgtaaagccacatattctacccctatgcagctgttgggaggctACCTGCAAGTGGAGAACGCAGCCAgcaggagcacttacctaaccctcctccttgTAGGTCTAATCTCCGGCTCtgagaatcccccattgcacctgaaagcagcagtgggactacagccacagtccacaggagtcgGCGTTTGCTCAgacgtggctctccttcagccggcatgttcaggtgacagaaaggcgtcttctccacaCCCACCTGGATGTCTCAACTGCACACCCCGCCACGTCTGCCGGTGCATTATCCGTGTCCGGGCACTTGAAAGCAGCTAGGGGTAGTATAAACTGATACAATGGGGACTTTTAGAATATTCCTAGATAGGCTAGGATATGAGAATGAATGGAGGAAGGGAAGGTTTAATTTTATCGTGGAAATGTTGTATTTGTCTAATAGTTatgttaaaaaataaaagaaaaacacagaagtctgcagaaatcatggttgaattttaaaaaaaacacaatactggagaaactcagcaggttaaacagtgtccattatgtagcaaaggtagatacataaccaatgatttGGGCTTGTGCCCTTTATCTAAGtatggaaaatgtcagcaggcgtctgaacaaaatgatgggggggggagggtaaggGAGGAGCACGGACCTAAAGGCAGCAGGTAGTAGTTTGATAAGCGAAGGAGGGCAAAACAGCAAGCAGGGGCATCGGGGTGGTTCTGTAAATAGGGAGGGAAGGAATGGAGATATGTTTTAAATGCAGTACACCACAAACTATAAAAGACGATGACTTTGCGTTCGAAATCTACTTCCTCATTACTTATGATCATCTGTGCAAGTGCAACATTATTTTATCTTgcttcacaatttaaaaaaatttgcaaaTAGATATCCTGGCTCTGTAtgaatctggaaaatgcatgatGTGGCGAGGGTTTTCTGGTCAGAAACCTGAGCTCCTTTCCATTTTGTTGTTTTCTGAGTCACCACTTTATTTATATCATTTAAGGTCTCCAGATGTTGCTTTGATTTTAAAATCATCCCCATTGTCGTGAGTTGATTCCTTCTTCATAGATGTCCTTGTCTTCTTCATTTTTGCTATGCCTGATGGCTATTACAATCGGTTCATCCTCCTAGTTGGCAATTGTCTAGAGTAGATGTACTATTAACCTTGATGTCCCTTTACCACGCCCACTTCATTTTACAGGTTGGAAATATCAAATACTGGAGACATCAGTTCATCCTGAGAAGGGTAAAGTTTAAAGAAAATCTATGGCCATTGTTTTCAATGAAGATATGTGCAGACCCGAAATGTGGTGCGAGGGAAGGCGgtatgtgacagagtatttagaggtggcttgggaggaattgatagagcagcttgcacacacacattttaaaacagaatttttgcagtacttttgcagagtgctttttacAAATGAGCAACCAAGTATCAGcatgcagcttgcctgggagaccaTGTGATTTTTGTAGGCAGGGAcagaacaattttgctctcagagagggagggtgtgaaacagagagagaggagatagaAATcaattccagaaggacaaagcttgcacacctttgggagggtgtctggtcaaaggagaagactgactgTCTAAAAggtctgaagggggcaagttttgtcagcaaaactgattgagaaggaatcagttgcagatgttctggaagaggaatctctctctgaaaaccagtaagaaccctcctgagtggtaaccattgtcTGTTAAGCAccgaagactggtgaactttgttaatgctaacctctgtgcacagaacaagaattggctgcaaccagtgagattggactgtgatgcaaagaacttttctaatcttaaataatcATTACACACACCTCCACTTAGTGTCAGAGGGGTGATTAAGTAGGtttggtaggttaagtaataaactaaagtttaattctgttttcttgatcaattataattaaaaactgcttatgtttaagtaaccctgtgttgtagttCATATCTATTgcggctgggtttgggggtcctaTGGACTTCGTAACAGGTGGAATGAGAAACGAAAATAGGCCGTGAATGGTGGAGAGGGGAAGTGCAGCCTCGTGACATTCGTTTAAATGATCATGATTATCCGCGAAGATATCGTGAGTCAAAGGGGCTGCATTTCGCTGCATGCCGTGTTCCAACCCTGCTCTTCCGTTTATTGTCAATATCCTCATTATTCGTGATCTGTAGTTTTCCCATTTTGTGccttcccttttcttccttcTTTACATATCATCCAACCTTTGAGAAGTTAGCGTGATTCACAGGTGTGCTAATGCGCGCATGGATCACTTTACTATCTCACATTTTAGCCAGGCATCACCTCGGGCTGAATTTACCAACCTTTCGCCTCCATTTGGCCAGATGATGAACGGACTTCCCCGGCCTCATTGGATGCCCAGACATGTTTATTAACGCTCTGGGTTCCATGCTTCGGTTCTAACATCCCAGGACCACGTATATTCCCATCTTTAATCAAGTTTCACAAATTGCAAAACAACCCCAGAATTAACATCGATGtcgtaatttattttaaaaatagctgtTTTAAGTGATGTTCAAACTTGATATCCCTATGGGAATCTCACATAATATAATTGTCAAGGTCCAGGAAGGGAAACCGCCGCCACGGATGTGAATCGAAATATCTGCAGTTCCCCGAAACAAATcgttagaaaatgctggaagcatttAACACTTTTCTAAGGGTATGCTACATGATCATTGCTGTTGTTGGAGTTATTGGTGAGTCTGTATAAGTGATTTATCATTTAAACTTTAATTctgataagatattttcttccgTGCTCTGAACGTTCTTCACTTCACATCTTCCAATGACTAAGGCTTTCCACAATTCTAATAGCAACACGGCACGTTCAAAATTGCCTCTGCACCTGGCCTCATATTCTCAGCGGAGAATACCCATGTAGTTTTAATGGGTTGTTGTTaaataaatctagacagaaacgACAGAAAACGTGTTATCTTTGTAAACCAGCACGGGACAATGTCACATTCCATAAAACTTGCATTTGGAGTAGTGGAAcgttttaaaagatttgaaggaCAGGTCTCTGACACAGATTTATAGATGCTTGGAACAAGCAGATATAAAAGTAACGTTTCAGAATTCAAGATAAATACCAAAATATACAATGCAGCCAATAGAATGGTATGTATCATAAAGTTTCATCTTCATTTGATCATTATGCTCAGCAGAAATTCCTGGCCCGAATGTCCTGTTCCAGTATTCTGCTCTACTGTTTCATGTTATGTCGTGACACTCACTTGTCCTTCGTTTTAAATTGACTGGCTCGGAACATCTGAGCGAGATAGCTTAATTCTTCGTTGTTTTGACAGTTGTCCTGACTGATGAACAATTGCAGATTAATTAATTTGCTGCTAAATTTAAACAGTATCATCGAGTGGGAGAGAATGCGTTCACCCTAATTTCCTTCAGAGCTCCCACGCCTCAATTCATGCCGCCCGTCGACAAGGCGTGGAATGAATGGAAAACTCAATGATGCTTCCTGGGCGACATCGATATCAGAAACACTGGAGCAGGCCAGAGGATATACTATGATAGTATGGGGACTGAATATCCTGCAGTCGTGGCATGGTGCGTTTAGTATCATTGTGGAAAATTTTACAGAAGCATCGCCTTCGGCAATTGTGGTTGTTCCAATCATCAAGTAATAATTCTATTTACACACTTACGGTCTGTATCGTTTTCTGTACTGGCGTTGAAACTCTTGTCGAATTGAATTGACTTGTTTCATGTTCCATCCAGCCAGGACTAATCATACAGCTGGCAGCGAAAACATGAAAGAAACATAAAACAGCTATGTAGTAAATCGAGACAACATGTGTAGAGCTATCAGAGTATGATGAACGTTCAAAATACAGATCATTGGGAAAAAGCACCTGATCATTATTTTATCCATGAAAGGTGCTCTTTAAGTTTGATATCAGCAGGGGGAAAAAATCTCCTTGAATGCTTGAGTTCATATCTTCAAGCTCACATATCACACAACAATCGCATACATACATTAAAATATAATACGAAATGAAGATGGATCGTTTCATTTATCAGAGACCTAAGGTTACACGATACCGAATACATTGGTTTTTTTAAATGAGAGGCTGTTGAAGGTGTAGACAGAATCTGTAGAGAGGAGCTTGTTTTGCGTGATGGCCTTTCATGCTTTTATAATTCGCCACAGTTCACGAGAGAGCAGTTCTCGTACGGAACGTGTCCAAATGTTTTCAAAATGACGTGAGAGTTTAGGCCCGAGTGATTTGAATCCAGTTGAACGAACTGTATTGCATCAGGCTCGCGAGAGCATAAACTGCTGCTGGCACATCTGTCACAAACCTTCGTGAGGTAATTTTGTGGTTTGAAAAGGCATTGGAATTTATTTCAAATCTCGTGCCAATACTTTTCAGATAAAAACTCTGAAAACTAGGTAGTCTTGTTAGTAATGTGCCCTCTTGTTTTCCATTTGTGCAGTGAATTTAGTGGCGATTGCTATCCTGTCCCGGGGAAAGTGCGGCCTCTCCACCTGTACCACTCGCTACCTGGTTGTCATGGCCGTAGCGGATCTACTGGCGGTGGTCTCCGCTGTCATACTGAGGAGAATCCGTTTTTATTTTTCCGGGTCCTTTCTGGATATCTATCCCTACTGCAACATTATATTTGTCCTCATGTGCGCCACTAGGGACTGTTCTGTCTGGTTCACCGTCAACTTCACCTTTGACCGTTTCGTCTTAATCTGTTGCCAGAAGATGAAAACGAAGTATTGCACCGGGAAAACTGCGGCTGTGATTCTTGGAGTAACTGGCGTCCTCATGTGTTTAAAAAACGTACCGTTCTATTTTACGTCTCAACCTCGAGAGATAATTGACAACGTGCCATGGTTCTGTGATAGAAAGTCATCCTATT
This region includes:
- the LOC138736396 gene encoding G-protein coupled receptor 15-like isoform X4, which produces MLEAFNTFLRVCYMIIAVVGVIVNLVAIAILSRGKCGLSTCTTRYLVVMAVADLLAVVSAVILRRIRFYFSGSFLDIYPYCNIIFVLMCATRDCSVWFTVNFTFDRFVLICCQKMKTKYCTGKTAAVILGVTGVLMCLKNVPFYFTSQPREIIDNVPWFCDRKSSYYTDPGWVEYSRFDKVVVPLVPFAVILLFNILTVRHILLASRVRKALMGQSKGVKRSDPEMESRRRSVVLLFTISGSFIVLWLTTLVDYLYYNVAGRNPNYYNPSEYIFRQVGYILQNVSLCTNTFIYGVTQAKFRQEFVNAVKYPVMPVIRLFEPSCSLSN